A genomic segment from Azospirillum sp. TSA2s encodes:
- a CDS encoding glycosyltransferase 61 family protein: MPQPHDQMPFRLYREAEIHRPGEGSDVRIRLIDPIPSLEQARGFRTATVIINDHGYLYHYFHFMEMLLALWTAEQTFLTQGAIRRILFATPHWTNPRQHHIQRGLMTLLYPNVRIDTPSSCPPERLENVLLIDRNLAVTAINKFLEPLQWIAGRSTSSLVDTVFRALGVAARTPAMARKDGPCALYVRRPPPRCLSEAAERDLLARLPEFGLRVDVVDYAALPWEAQITTTAGYDAVIGVHGNGLTNLLWLPPHGGVLEFFPTGVHHYDYQMLAELKQLAYVGAEGKTGGLVYRDHSRHGNAIGHGPENNDREVGEVPWLAVAQFASLLRARLGLSAASPGQGGAHTGLVLL, translated from the coding sequence ATGCCACAGCCCCACGACCAGATGCCATTCCGGCTGTACCGCGAGGCCGAAATCCATCGGCCGGGGGAGGGAAGCGATGTCCGCATCCGGCTGATCGACCCGATCCCCTCCCTGGAGCAGGCCCGCGGCTTCCGCACTGCGACGGTCATCATCAACGACCACGGTTACCTGTACCACTACTTCCACTTCATGGAGATGTTGCTGGCGCTGTGGACCGCCGAGCAGACCTTCCTGACGCAAGGCGCCATCCGCCGCATCCTTTTCGCCACTCCGCATTGGACCAACCCGCGCCAGCACCACATCCAACGCGGGCTGATGACCCTCCTCTATCCAAACGTCCGCATCGACACCCCGTCATCCTGCCCGCCGGAGAGGCTGGAGAATGTGCTGCTGATCGATCGCAACCTCGCGGTCACCGCCATCAACAAGTTTCTGGAACCGCTGCAGTGGATTGCCGGCCGGTCGACGTCGTCTCTGGTGGACACGGTCTTCCGCGCGCTGGGCGTTGCAGCGCGCACGCCGGCCATGGCCCGGAAAGACGGCCCATGCGCGCTGTATGTCCGGCGCCCGCCCCCCCGCTGTCTCAGCGAGGCGGCCGAGCGCGACTTGCTGGCCCGGCTTCCCGAGTTCGGACTGCGGGTCGATGTCGTCGACTATGCCGCCCTGCCGTGGGAGGCGCAGATCACAACCACCGCCGGCTATGACGCCGTGATCGGCGTGCATGGCAATGGCTTGACCAATCTCTTGTGGCTGCCGCCGCATGGCGGGGTCCTAGAATTCTTCCCGACCGGCGTCCACCACTATGATTACCAGATGCTGGCCGAACTGAAGCAACTGGCCTATGTCGGGGCCGAGGGCAAGACGGGTGGACTGGTCTACCGGGACCACAGCCGACATGGCAATGCCATTGGCCATGGGCCGGAGAACAACGACCGGGAGGTCGGGGAGGTGCCCTGGCTCGCGGTTGCCCAATTTGCTTCACTGCTCCGTGCCCGTCTGGGCCTATCTGCGGCATCCCCTGGACAAGGAGGAGCCCACACCGGGCTTGTTCTGCTGTGA
- a CDS encoding glycosyltransferase family 2 protein: protein MPTSLSPFSHTLDLSVLIPVYNEADNIQPLCEALLPALKAIGRSFEVIFINDGSTDATEARLMAVAAGERRVRVINFRRNVGQTAAMMAGIDHARGDVIVPMDGDLQNDPADIHTLITKLDEGYDVVSGWRRDRQDGFTKRVLPSMIANKLISVISGVHLNDYGCTLKAYRREMLQGFRLYGEMHRFVPIYARWQGARLAEIPVTHHPRRFGTSKYGLERIAKVVLDLVVVKFLTQYETKPIYIFGLAGLMFMGLSFLAGAYALYLKLVEGVSFIMTPLPLMVTMGIITGVMCILMGLLAELLVRVYFESQGKSHYTVRSLVNFDVPAPVDPGRVKPNPDLVA, encoded by the coding sequence ATGCCGACTTCCCTCTCGCCGTTTTCCCACACGCTCGACCTGTCGGTCCTGATTCCGGTCTACAACGAGGCGGACAACATTCAGCCCCTGTGCGAGGCGCTGCTGCCGGCCCTGAAGGCGATCGGGCGGAGCTTCGAGGTCATCTTCATCAACGACGGCAGCACCGACGCCACCGAGGCCCGGCTGATGGCGGTGGCGGCCGGGGAGCGGCGGGTGCGCGTCATCAATTTCCGGCGCAACGTCGGCCAGACCGCGGCGATGATGGCCGGCATCGATCATGCGCGGGGCGACGTGATCGTGCCGATGGATGGCGACCTGCAAAACGATCCAGCCGACATCCACACCCTCATCACCAAGCTGGATGAGGGCTATGACGTGGTGTCGGGCTGGCGCCGCGACCGGCAGGATGGCTTCACCAAGCGCGTTCTGCCCAGCATGATCGCCAACAAGCTGATCTCTGTGATCTCAGGGGTCCATCTCAATGACTATGGCTGCACGCTGAAGGCCTACCGGCGCGAGATGCTGCAGGGCTTCCGGCTTTACGGCGAGATGCACCGCTTCGTGCCGATCTATGCCCGTTGGCAGGGCGCGCGGTTGGCCGAGATTCCGGTGACCCACCATCCCCGCCGTTTCGGCACCTCCAAATACGGGTTGGAGAGGATTGCCAAGGTGGTGCTCGACCTCGTGGTCGTGAAGTTCCTGACCCAGTATGAGACCAAGCCCATTTACATCTTCGGGCTCGCCGGGCTGATGTTCATGGGGCTGTCTTTCCTGGCGGGGGCCTATGCCCTTTACCTGAAGCTGGTGGAGGGGGTGTCCTTCATCATGACGCCGCTGCCGCTGATGGTGACGATGGGCATCATCACCGGCGTGATGTGCATCCTGATGGGGTTGCTGGCCGAGCTTCTGGTCCGGGTCTATTTCGAATCGCAAGGCAAGAGCCACTACACCGTCCGCAGCCTGGTCAATTTCGACGTGCCGGCGCCGGTGGACCCTGGCAGGGTCAAGCCCAACCCCGATCTGGTGGCGTAA
- a CDS encoding lysylphosphatidylglycerol synthase transmembrane domain-containing protein encodes MIRGRVGYVLKLGVGILILLIVATRVDLAAALDQLAAADLRYAAVAAALFLATHGVNAVKLGLLLPERSAASLFGYTLATQAYALLLPGQIAGEAVKAYRLSRLPGTAGMRIVCAVVVDKLTAIAAILLLTVAGLVAEHQRFGDGMLWLAGMMLAGLLAVTALFGWAPTQRWLGGIGERDGHGFAIRFWLGRRMGQFLEAWRSQAGQPQTVLFSLAYGLLSQGLAVAGSLLFAQALGIQLGLAAWCVVIGALSVLLLAPVTIGGIGLREASLVGLLMPFGVAPDRALALALALFAFQILMAAVGLAVDLLALKDA; translated from the coding sequence ATGATCCGCGGACGCGTGGGCTATGTGCTGAAGCTGGGTGTCGGCATCCTCATCCTGCTGATTGTCGCCACCCGGGTCGATCTTGCCGCGGCGCTGGACCAGCTGGCGGCGGCGGATCTCCGCTATGCCGCCGTTGCCGCCGCGCTGTTCCTCGCCACCCATGGCGTCAACGCCGTGAAGCTGGGGCTGCTGCTGCCGGAGCGCTCGGCCGCCTCTCTGTTCGGCTACACCTTGGCCACCCAGGCCTACGCGCTGCTGCTGCCCGGCCAGATCGCCGGCGAGGCGGTGAAAGCCTATCGGCTCAGCCGCCTGCCGGGAACGGCCGGCATGCGCATCGTCTGCGCCGTGGTGGTGGACAAGCTGACCGCCATCGCAGCGATCCTTCTGCTGACCGTCGCCGGCCTTGTGGCCGAGCACCAGCGCTTTGGCGATGGCATGCTGTGGCTGGCCGGCATGATGCTGGCCGGTCTGCTGGCGGTTACCGCCCTCTTCGGTTGGGCGCCCACCCAGCGCTGGCTCGGTGGAATCGGGGAACGGGACGGACACGGATTCGCCATCCGGTTCTGGCTTGGCCGGCGGATGGGCCAGTTCCTGGAGGCTTGGCGAAGCCAGGCGGGCCAGCCGCAAACGGTGCTGTTCTCGCTCGCCTACGGCCTTTTGTCGCAGGGGCTGGCGGTCGCCGGCAGCCTGCTGTTCGCCCAAGCGCTGGGCATCCAGCTCGGCCTTGCCGCGTGGTGCGTGGTCATCGGGGCGCTCAGCGTGTTGCTGCTGGCACCGGTCACCATTGGCGGCATCGGCTTGCGCGAGGCGTCGCTGGTCGGGTTGCTGATGCCGTTCGGCGTCGCCCCCGACCGGGCGCTCGCCCTGGCGCTCGCCCTGTTCGCCTTCCAAATCCTCATGGCCGCCGTTGGTCTTGCCGTCGATCTGCTTGCGCTGAAGGACGCGTGA
- a CDS encoding tetratricopeptide repeat protein, translating to MDTPSGHSQPSALQDAFALAQRHRADGRPADAEAVLRPLITARPDLVPVWTALAQVLLAQDKPDAEQAFRRALALQPDLAEALAGLAGTAQRAGRYAAAAAAYRRTVGLRPDWLEGWRALGLLSGLIGDGESAIEGLRRSTGQGPHQPVRLSDLHCALSSLDALAGRRPPCPGPLNILYRISDGGYPKPKIAGKRTCLRNFLRMVAPLPGRMSVVADNCRDETVAMIEQEAAAYFGQPDAVRIHRTSLGNGPSWIYARDLALAQDDAEPVYFIEDDYLHLPGAGTTLLEGLERADYVSLYDHADKYKAPAFGGNPVVSHGGEVTRLILTASSHWKFTTSTTMTFAVRVGTLRQDKPLFDRYTSSRHPDDFAVFVNLVSRGRTVLTTVPGRSTHGEPALLSPLVDWTAVAAAAGNPVE from the coding sequence ATGGACACCCCCAGCGGCCATTCGCAGCCGTCCGCCCTCCAGGACGCCTTCGCCCTGGCCCAACGCCACCGCGCCGACGGGCGCCCGGCCGACGCCGAAGCGGTCCTGCGTCCGCTCATCACGGCGCGGCCGGATCTGGTGCCGGTGTGGACCGCCCTCGCCCAAGTGCTCCTGGCCCAGGACAAGCCCGATGCGGAGCAGGCCTTCCGCCGCGCCCTGGCCCTGCAGCCCGATCTGGCTGAGGCCCTGGCCGGTTTGGCCGGCACCGCCCAGCGCGCGGGCCGCTATGCCGCCGCCGCCGCCGCCTATCGCAGGACGGTGGGCCTGCGGCCCGACTGGCTGGAGGGCTGGCGCGCCCTGGGGTTGCTCAGCGGCCTGATCGGCGACGGTGAGAGCGCCATCGAAGGGCTGCGCCGCAGCACCGGCCAGGGGCCGCACCAGCCGGTGCGCCTGTCCGATCTCCATTGCGCCTTGTCAAGTCTCGACGCCCTGGCCGGCCGCCGGCCGCCGTGCCCCGGTCCGCTCAACATCCTCTACCGGATCAGCGACGGCGGCTATCCCAAGCCGAAGATCGCCGGCAAGCGCACCTGCCTGCGCAACTTCCTGCGCATGGTGGCCCCGCTGCCCGGCCGGATGAGCGTGGTGGCCGACAACTGCCGGGATGAGACGGTGGCGATGATCGAGCAGGAGGCGGCGGCCTATTTCGGCCAGCCAGACGCCGTCCGCATCCACCGCACCAGCCTGGGCAATGGCCCGTCCTGGATTTACGCCCGCGACCTGGCGCTCGCGCAGGATGACGCCGAGCCCGTCTACTTCATCGAGGACGATTACCTGCACCTGCCGGGTGCCGGCACCACCTTGCTGGAGGGGTTGGAGCGCGCCGACTATGTCAGCCTTTACGACCATGCCGACAAGTACAAGGCTCCCGCCTTCGGCGGCAATCCGGTGGTCAGCCATGGCGGCGAGGTGACGCGGCTGATCCTGACCGCCTCGTCGCATTGGAAATTCACCACCAGCACGACCATGACCTTTGCCGTGCGGGTCGGCACCCTGCGCCAGGACAAGCCGCTGTTCGACCGTTACACCAGCAGCCGCCATCCCGACGATTTCGCCGTCTTCGTCAATCTGGTCAGCCGCGGCCGCACCGTGCTGACCACCGTTCCCGGCCGCTCGACCCATGGTGAGCCGGCGCTGTTGTCCCCGCTGGTGGATTGGACGGCGGTCGCCGCCGCCGCCGGAAATCCAGTGGAGTGA
- a CDS encoding glycosyltransferase family 4 protein, whose amino-acid sequence MLPYLAFTWQLTEIHGWGLVGVHTALYLTEQDRPPLLLEKPLMSSLRPENRDKLQSLLPPYDRAMSLAAQHSGKTLLLQDIDVLHALGNGFEAGPASERFRGRRNIGVIAYESTRFDAAVLERARQYDKIIVHSTYNRRLLEEQGFTNLGYALQGVDSSELVMPPPSRRFGDRFVIFSGGKLEFRKGQDIVLAAFLRFHARHPDALLVTAWQNAWTGVGMTMAESPLAPHPPRVRDNRIDIRSWAFENGAGEDNFLDLGFLGRHQIAGVLADCHAAVFPNRCEGATNLVAMEAMACGVPVVLSANTGHMDLMESRSVGGDVCLRLDDQRPVPDRDGSRIGWGESSVDELVDQLERLYTDRQAARARADRAQRFIRGERSWRTFAENFVSELQ is encoded by the coding sequence ATGCTCCCTTATCTGGCGTTTACCTGGCAGCTCACCGAAATCCACGGCTGGGGACTGGTCGGTGTCCACACCGCCTTGTACTTGACCGAGCAGGACCGCCCGCCGCTTCTGCTGGAAAAGCCGTTGATGAGCAGCCTGCGGCCGGAAAACCGGGACAAGCTCCAGTCTCTGCTGCCCCCTTACGACCGGGCCATGAGCCTGGCCGCCCAGCACAGCGGCAAGACGTTGCTCCTACAGGACATCGACGTGTTGCATGCGCTCGGCAACGGCTTTGAGGCCGGTCCGGCCAGCGAGCGCTTCCGTGGTCGGCGCAACATCGGTGTCATCGCCTATGAGAGCACGCGTTTCGACGCCGCCGTGCTGGAACGCGCCCGCCAATATGACAAGATCATCGTCCACTCCACCTACAACCGGCGCCTTCTCGAAGAGCAGGGCTTCACCAATCTCGGTTACGCGCTCCAAGGGGTGGACAGCAGCGAGCTGGTGATGCCGCCACCGTCACGGCGCTTCGGCGACCGCTTCGTCATCTTCTCCGGCGGCAAGCTGGAATTCCGCAAGGGCCAGGACATCGTGCTGGCCGCCTTCCTGCGCTTCCACGCCCGCCATCCCGACGCGCTCCTGGTCACCGCTTGGCAGAACGCCTGGACTGGCGTCGGCATGACGATGGCCGAATCTCCGTTGGCTCCCCACCCGCCGCGGGTGCGCGACAACCGGATCGACATCCGGAGCTGGGCGTTCGAGAACGGGGCTGGCGAGGACAATTTCCTCGATCTCGGTTTCCTGGGCCGCCACCAGATCGCCGGCGTGTTGGCCGACTGCCATGCCGCGGTCTTCCCCAACCGCTGCGAGGGGGCGACCAACCTGGTGGCCATGGAGGCGATGGCCTGCGGCGTCCCGGTCGTCCTCTCGGCCAACACCGGCCATATGGACCTGATGGAAAGCCGGTCCGTCGGCGGCGACGTCTGCCTGCGGCTCGACGACCAGCGGCCGGTGCCCGACCGTGACGGCAGCCGCATCGGCTGGGGAGAATCCTCGGTCGATGAACTGGTCGACCAGTTGGAGCGGCTCTACACCGACCGGCAGGCGGCCCGCGCGCGCGCCGACCGGGCGCAGCGCTTCATCCGCGGCGAGCGCAGCTGGCGGACCTTTGCCGAAAACTTCGTTTCCGAACTCCAGTGA